One Schistocerca nitens isolate TAMUIC-IGC-003100 chromosome 1, iqSchNite1.1, whole genome shotgun sequence DNA segment encodes these proteins:
- the LOC126194026 gene encoding sestrin homolog produces the protein MGQIGHDTHALFIDAFLQNNRLDHVTQVMGYHPTYLDIFLRTQNFILRGDGPLPYDYRHFIAIMAAGRHQCSYLINLQKQEFLLQGGDQNWLKGLSKIPQKLRDLYDINKILAHRPWLLNKHHIERLTKGKDSWSLAEVVHAIVLLAHFHSLSSFVFGCGVNEELDHEGSHQTANSAGEDDIPLSSSPRTATNTSGPAAASDRDDQWHRPVPVASPVDQEVGVDTLMQRMKSLSERAEEFSQEEKTKRFEHVESQSAELSPATEPQTQLKADIGHFVEDPTYLYQDFARRGEVSIPTFRVQDYSWDDHGYSLVNRLYNDVGNLLDEKFKTAYNLTYYTMGCRQDVDTSRFRRAIWNYIQCMFGIRHDDYDYGEVNQLLERNLKAFIKLACCFPERVTKKDYDKVLREFKHSEKVHVNLMVLEARMQAELLYALRAVMQYMT, from the exons ATGGGACAGATTGGCCACGAT ACGCATGCACTATTCATTGATGCCTTTCTGCAGAACAATCGGCTAGATCACGTGACACAGGTGATGGGCTACCACCCGACTTACCTGGACATCTTCCTGCGGACGCAGAACTTCATCCTTCGTGGGGATGGGCCACTGCCATATGACTATAGGCATTTCATAGCCATTATG GCTGCTGGTCGCCACCAGTGCAGCTATCTCATCAATCTCCAGAAGCAGGAGTTTCTGCTGCAGGGCGGTGATCAGAATTGGCTGAAGGGATTATCAAAAATCCCTCAGAAACTGCGTGACCTGTATGATATCAATAAAATCCTGGCCCACAGGCCATGGCTGCTCAACAAACATCATATTGAG AGACTGACAAAGGGCAAAGACAGCTGGTCCTTAGCAGAGGTGGTTCATGCCATTGTTCTTCTGGCACACTTCCACTCACTCTCTAGCTTTGTGTTTGGCTGTGGTGTGAATGAAGAGTTGGATCATGAGGGTAGTCATCAGACAGCCAACAGTGCTGGTGAGGATGACATTCCTCTCAGTTCCTCACCTCGCACTGCAACCAATACGTCAGGACCAGCAGCTGCttcggacagggatg ATCAGTGGCACAGGCCTGTCCCTGTTGCTTCGCCAGTCGACCAAGAGGTGGGTGTGGACACGCTAATGCAGCGTATGAAAAGTCTGTCTGAGCGTGCTGAGGAATTTTCTCAGGAAGAGAAGACTAAGCGCTTTGAGCATGTTGAAAGTCAAAGTGCTGAACTCTCTCCTGCTACAGAGCCTCAGACACAACTGAAAGCAGACATTGGTCATTTTGTGGAGGATCCAACTTACCTGTACCAGGACTTCGCCCGCCGAGGGGAAGTTTCCATTCCTACATTTAGGGTACAG GATTACTCGTGGGATGACCACGGTTATTCACTAGTCAATCGTTTGTACAATGATGTAGGAAACCTTTTGGATGAGAAATTTAAGACTGCATATAATCTCACTTATTACACTATGGGTTGCCGTCAAGATGTGGATACATCTCGCTTCCGTCGTGCCATTTGGAATTACATTCAGTGTATGTTTGGCATAAG GCATGATGATTACGATTATGGTGAAGTAAATCAGCTCTTAGAGCGAAATCTCAAGGCTTTCATCAAGCTGGCATGTTGTTTCCCGGAGAGAGTAACAAAGAAAGACTATGATAAAGTACTGAGGGAATTCAAGCACAGTGAAAAG GTGCACGTGAATTTGATGGTACTGGAAGCTCGCATGCAGGCGGAGCTCTTATATGCACTTCGTGCTGTGATGCAGTATATGACGTAG